From the Candidatus Abawacabacteria bacterium genome, the window GCACCTTTTGCTCCTCATATAAGTGAAGAGCTCTGGGAAAAGTTGGGGCACACATCCTTCTTGGTATCGGAAAGTTGGCCGCACTATGAAAATCGTTATTTAGTAGAAACAGAAATTGAGATTCCCATTCAAGTAAATGGAAAAGTTCGAGATGTGATGAAAGTAGCAGCTGATATTGAGAAAGAGGAAATTCTAAGCCGGGCAAAAGCTTCACCAGCGGTAGCAAAATGGTTAGAAAGCGGCAAGCTGGAAAAGGAAATTTATATACCTGGGAAAATGGTGAATTTGGTGGTTAAGTAACTATGCATACCAATACTATCGGTGGTTCATGAGTGCTAATGATTACAAGCTCCATCAGCATCAGATCCCTCCCTTCGATTCCACTCAGGGCAGGCTTGCGCTCGGGATGACAAGTGTGTGTGTTTATTCACCAAACAAGCTGGTCAGTTTTTGCTTAGGTAAGAGACAATTGACCAATTTGTTTGAGTGCCATTCCCTTGTCTCATTGTCATCTCGACCTCGTGGAGAGATCTGATACTGATAAAGTTAACAATTTTTGTTTGCCTATAACTTAACAATGAGCTTCTATTTTTAATTAAAACTATCAAAATCAATCTCATCAAGTTCAGCCATAGTCTCATCAATACTATCGAGCTCAGATTCAAAGTCACTGCTCGAGGTAGTAGTGCTGAACGGTTGATTCGTTTGTTTTACTTGTAGTCCTCGATAAAGGACCCTGGCCATTTTTGCTCGTAGGAATTCATTATGAATGCCATAATAATCACCATTGGGGAGAGCTGAAAGATTGAAATTTCTGACATAGAGAATATATGGCGCCCACCAGTCAGTGGCTCGCACGTCTTGATATAAGTTTTGCGTCACGCTTGGTAATCGTAGCTGTAGACTATTAAGAATAATCTTCAAAGCTTCAATTTCAGTAACTTTATTATTTGGTTTAAATGTTCCATCTGGATAACCTTGCAAAATACCATTGCTACGAGCGGTATAAGCATAAGCATGACACCAGTTACTAGTTGGCAAGTCGGGAAAGATTGATGATTGCGGTGTAACCAAAGAGATATTGCTGGTTTTAAGGGCTATTTTGGTTAGCTCACAACGAGTCAGGCCCAATTCAGGATGAAACTTGCCGTCTTCACTGCCACTAATAATATTTTGTGCTTGCAAATAGTTAATTGCAGTAGAGTCTGGATGGATGCTGCTGACATCGCTAAAACTGGCAAAAACGGTACCAGAGGTGCCGAGCAAGAAAGAACCAATAATAAGTAACTTTTTGATCACAAGTATTTAGGGTAAATGGCTCAAGTAAATGTCTTTTTCAAAGTAAAGTGTTTTACTTTTACTGTCAAAATTTATTCTACCAATTGGGTTTGAATGGTGCTCAGAGCAGTATCAATATCGAGTGTTTGAATATCAGTTTCTAAATCATGCAACTGCTGCAAAAAATAATCGTCATTTGGGGCTACTATAGTATTGGAGTGAAAAGGCTGCAGAATTAAAAATAGCGAGCCCGCTATTGCCAAGACCGGAATACTTAACCATGCCCACCAATGATGAGACTTCATTCGCTCTCCCAAAAGATCATGTTCTAACTTTTTGACAAATTCCTTTTTTGGGCGATCCTTACTAGCTTTCAAAAGTTGAGTCATAGATTCTTCAGTTGGCATATAATAAAGGGTAAATAGTAGCAGCTTTTTTAAGGGCACGATGTTGTAATACTTTGACATTTTCTGGAGTCAATTTGAGCTGATGAGCAGTTTCTTTGATTGAATAATTTTTCAAGAAACGATACCTAAGCACTTTTCGGTATTGTCGAGGTAATTGACGTAAAATATTGTGCACGGTTTTTTCACTGTGGATTAATGGCTCATATTGCTCAGTTTGGGGGATTTCCTGGGCTAAATAATCTGCTAACGGGATCTCTTTTCCCTTTTTATAAACACTGCGCCAATGATCATTGAGGGTGAATCTTGCTATTGTGAAGATCCAAGTCTGAAACTTTGCTTCAAAACGAAAACTTTTGATGGATTGTAAAATTTTGAAAAAAGTCTGGGAAGTAAGATCTTCTGCCTCTTCTCTGTGTTGTACATGGTATAAGAAAAAACGATAGAGAGAAGTAATATAGTGATGATATAAAGGACGAAAGCTTTCTATATTACCAGCCTGGACTTTTCGGATTAAATCAGTTTCATCGTGAAGCAACATGTTCAACAGTTATCTACATTACTATAGTCGGAAGGGTGTTACGAAGAAATTACGAATTACGAATTACAAATTACGAATGGAGGGAAGGGCAGGGGAGATCACTTGTAGGAAGTCATTGTGGACTTGGCCATTGGTGATGAGGTGACCATTTACTTCTCTATCGTAAGGCTGAGCTTCGCCAGTTAAGCTGGTCATTTGGCCACCAGCTTCTTCGATAAGCACTTGAAGGGCTGCTGAGTCGTGAGCTTTTTTGCCGGCGAATATGCTTGCTAATAAATCGCCACTAGCTACTAGCATACCCATATAAATAGTGGATCCTAGGCTTACGATATGAATATTTTCTTTTCGAGCAAATTGCATGATTGTTTTGAGCAGTGTGGGATAACGGCGACTAGGTACTACCCCAATGAGCCCTCGATTAAGCGTTATTTGTTTATTGACATAGATTCGTTTTTGATTGAGGTAAGCTCCCTGGCCAGCTTCAGCAAAAAATAATCTATCCAAGAAAGGATCATAAATAGTACTTAGTATGCTTTTCCCTTGATGGACCAAGGCCAAAGCAAAAACGCAATTTGGTATCCCATGAGAAAATGGGGTGGTGCCATCGACCGGGTCACATACCCAAACAAATTCACTAGCCTGCAATTTGCTTCCTTCTTCGGCCATGATGCTATGGCTAGGATAATGAGCTTGAATCTCATCTAATACTAATTGATTGATAGCTAAGTCCGTTAAAGTCACGGGACTATTATCTTCTTTCCATTCCTTAACCATATTGTGCTGGAAATTGTTTTTGATAATGGTCCCTGCTTGATAGGCGAGGCTGATGGCGAGATCACGGTAATGCATGAGGCAGAGTCAGAATGAAGTGATGCCGGTAATTGGCATGCTTTAAAGTTGTGGTCTGATGCTATTCCACCACAAATTGGCCATTGCATCATAACCTGCTGCATTAGGGTGATTACCATCATCTGAGAGCGTGGCTGCACTATAGAAAATTGTGCTGTTATAGAAGTCAACAATAGTAGCGTTATAAGTCCGTGCTTTGGTACGAATAATATCATTGAACCCATTAGCAACTCTTGTCATTCTTTGCCTACCGGTGGCAGATTCACAGACCGCAGCTGCTCCTGTACGACGAGCTTGATCATCGACTAATCCCACGAAGATTTTAATGCCAGCGCTATGAAGACGGGACATAATCGTCTCCATATTGTCGTTATAATTAGCAATAGTTCCAGCTGAGGTGTCATTGTCATTCCAACAATCAACCCACATGTCGTTGCTGCCGATCAAAACCAATGCTGCATCTGGTCTGGCAGATACCGCTGTGCTTAATTGTCCTTCAACTAAATTCCCAGAATCATTACCGGACCGACCGATACTAATCACTCGAGAACCTGGTCTCAGTGTCTCAATACGATTTTGTAAGCGTAATGGATAGCCCCCCATCTCATGCTCATCACGATCACCTTCAGTAAGGCTATCTCCTAAGGCATAAAAAGTTAATGCGCCACTAGGCAAACGACCGCTACTAGTAGAGCTGGTGGGTGACGCTGATGGAGTTGGTGTTGGTGTAGGAGTAGGAGAGCTAGTGCTGCTAGGTGTGGGCATTGGTGAAGAAGCTGCCGGTGTTGGCGATGTCTCCTCCTCTTCGTCTTGGTCTGTGTCTTCGTCTTCACTTCCCTCGTTCTCATCGTCTTCCTCATTGTTGCCAGTCTGCTTCCGATTCGCTACCTCCGGATGGGCAGCAATATATTCGGTCAATTTGACAATAATTTTACTCATCTCCGCCCGGGTCAAATTAGCATGTGGTCTGAAACTGCCTCCATTATTAATCAATCCAATACTAGCTGCTGTAGTAACATAAGGAGCATACCAGCTCGCTCCCGCTATGTCTGAAAATGAAGAGCCATTGCCTGATACTGCTATCCCATAAACTCCCAACAGAATTTTTAATGCTTCTGCTCGAGTAACCGAATTATTAGGATGGAACATTCTTCTTTGGGCGCAGCCTGAAGAGGATCCTTGCACGGCTCCACGGACAAAAAGTGTTTGCACAAAAGTATTGCTCCAATTATTTACCTCTACATCACAAAAAGTGGTAGCAGCTGGGGACAAAGAGAGAATGCGTTGATACTCAGCTGCTTTGGTGGCCATCTTTGCTAATTCTGCTCTTGTAATGGAGCGGAAAGGAAAAAAGTTTTGGTTATTGGCAATAATACCAGCACTAACTAATTGCTCCGTATAAGGATAAAACCAATCATTCCCGCGAACATCTTGAAAAGCAGCATTGGCTAAAGGAGTCACCAATAGTGCTATGGCCCAAAATGCTATTACTTTAGTCCCAGCTATGATGTGTTTAAAAGGCATATAAGAATACTAAATACATGCCTGAGAATAGCAGGAAAAAGTGGGTATTTACATGAGAAGCAGATGACAGAATAAGAAATAGATCAATCTATCTTAAAGTCTGAGCGCTCAATTAGAATACACACTAATTACTCTTATTGGGTTTATTAGGTGAAACCACTTGGCGTAACCATTTATCAAAACCATATAGTCCAGCAGTTAACTTTGATAATGCGCCATTATTTATTCCCGGCACTTTTGCCACAGGTCCCTTTTTATCACTAATAGTTGGTTGAGCCAAACCAATAACCAAATTTTGCCATGGTGCTAATTCTTTGGCAGTGATGATCTGCTTTTGGCTCCAAGCTTGTTGCAGGCTGGCACTTGGCGCTTTCAATCCAGCCTCCTCTAACTGTTTAATTAGTGTCGCTACTTGAATATGAAGGGTGCTTTGAGAAACAATTTCTGCTACCTGGGCATTATTTTGTATGTGCCCGGTTTCAAAGAGTTGAAATAGCTCTCGGGCTACAGCGTATTGCTCCTGTTTGGCTAGCGCAAGCATGGCATCATACACTGTTCGACCAATGGCTTTTTGCCTGGTCTCTTCGACTTTGAGTGAGAATCCTCGCAGTAAAGGGTTGCGATCTTCATGAAGAATATCAAAGGCATTGTTGAGCGTTTCTGCTGTCGTGGCTGTCTCAAATATTTTGACAAATAGCCCGGCTATATCTTGAGCCTGTTCCGGAGCTACGGATCCGGCATTCATACTATGCAGCAAATACTTTTCAAAGGCCTGAGCTAATTGACGACGAACATCAATGGCTGAAGCTCTTTGCCAGTCTATATTGGCTAATGCGCTAGTTTGCTCGGGAAGATCTTTTGATTGTTCTTGGGTAATCATACAACAAGCTTAAGCAACATTACTAAAGTCCACATCGCCAATACGAGAAAGAATTTCTGGTCCCACAAAGCGCACATCGCGGCCATAGCGGAGGCGAGACATTTCTGTTGCTACTTTAGTGATTTCTTTATTGCCTTTATCAAAGTCCTTCACCGTATTTAAACTAAATGGGGGAGAAATAATATTGGCAATCGACATTTTGATACAGGCATTGAAACCTCGTAGATTGATCAAATCATTAGCAGAAAATACTGGTCCCATTTCTTTTTCCATATATTCAGCATCTTGAGCACCGATTTTGAAATTGAGCATAGTACCCACATTACCAAATACGGCATTTTTAACTTTGTCATTGTTATTTTTCACTAACTGCGCAATATACTGATGAGCGACAATCAACCCTAAGCGATATTTACGTGC encodes:
- a CDS encoding S-layer homology domain-containing protein encodes the protein MIKKLLIIGSFLLGTSGTVFASFSDVSSIHPDSTAINYLQAQNIISGSEDGKFHPELGLTRCELTKIALKTSNISLVTPQSSIFPDLPTSNWCHAYAYTARSNGILQGYPDGTFKPNNKVTEIEALKIILNSLQLRLPSVTQNLYQDVRATDWWAPYILYVRNFNLSALPNGDYYGIHNEFLRAKMARVLYRGLQVKQTNQPFSTTTSSSDFESELDSIDETMAELDEIDFDSFN
- a CDS encoding sigma-70 family RNA polymerase sigma factor, with protein sequence MLLHDETDLIRKVQAGNIESFRPLYHHYITSLYRFFLYHVQHREEAEDLTSQTFFKILQSIKSFRFEAKFQTWIFTIARFTLNDHWRSVYKKGKEIPLADYLAQEIPQTEQYEPLIHSEKTVHNILRQLPRQYRKVLRYRFLKNYSIKETAHQLKLTPENVKVLQHRALKKAATIYPLLYAN
- a CDS encoding inositol monophosphatase family protein, translated to MHYRDLAISLAYQAGTIIKNNFQHNMVKEWKEDNSPVTLTDLAINQLVLDEIQAHYPSHSIMAEEGSKLQASEFVWVCDPVDGTTPFSHGIPNCVFALALVHQGKSILSTIYDPFLDRLFFAEAGQGAYLNQKRIYVNKQITLNRGLIGVVPSRRYPTLLKTIMQFARKENIHIVSLGSTIYMGMLVASGDLLASIFAGKKAHDSAALQVLIEEAGGQMTSLTGEAQPYDREVNGHLITNGQVHNDFLQVISPALPSIRNL
- a CDS encoding S-layer homology domain-containing protein, which translates into the protein MPFKHIIAGTKVIAFWAIALLVTPLANAAFQDVRGNDWFYPYTEQLVSAGIIANNQNFFPFRSITRAELAKMATKAAEYQRILSLSPAATTFCDVEVNNWSNTFVQTLFVRGAVQGSSSGCAQRRMFHPNNSVTRAEALKILLGVYGIAVSGNGSSFSDIAGASWYAPYVTTAASIGLINNGGSFRPHANLTRAEMSKIIVKLTEYIAAHPEVANRKQTGNNEEDDENEGSEDEDTDQDEEEETSPTPAASSPMPTPSSTSSPTPTPTPTPSASPTSSTSSGRLPSGALTFYALGDSLTEGDRDEHEMGGYPLRLQNRIETLRPGSRVISIGRSGNDSGNLVEGQLSTAVSARPDAALVLIGSNDMWVDCWNDNDTSAGTIANYNDNMETIMSRLHSAGIKIFVGLVDDQARRTGAAAVCESATGRQRMTRVANGFNDIIRTKARTYNATIVDFYNSTIFYSAATLSDDGNHPNAAGYDAMANLWWNSIRPQL